A stretch of the Candidatus Binatia bacterium genome encodes the following:
- a CDS encoding PrsW family glutamic-type intramembrane protease: MTPLFPLLAGVLPVLLFLAALLILDSYKLTTRRAVLRSIGWGLVAAGIAYVVNASLLRAGLDSVLLRRYAAPVVEESLKAALLVMLIRRGRVGFLVDAAIHGFAAGAGFALVENAYYAGAGAAGAGVWIARGLGTAVMHGSATAITGILAKSLTERHGASFRWFLPGLGAAIFLHSLWNHVVLNPLVSAALLVATMPLVVAFVFERSERATEAWLGEGLDGDVELLELIASGEFRHTHAGAYLESLRARFPGPVVADMLCWLQIHLELGLRAKGVLLARAAGIDLPVDPAVRDAFVEMKFLDRSIGPTGKLAMMPLWRGSGRDLWQLQLLAERR; the protein is encoded by the coding sequence GTGACGCCGCTCTTCCCCCTGCTCGCGGGCGTCCTGCCGGTGCTGCTCTTCCTCGCGGCCCTCCTCATCCTCGACAGCTACAAGCTGACCACGCGCCGCGCCGTCCTGCGCTCGATCGGGTGGGGGCTCGTCGCCGCCGGCATCGCCTACGTCGTGAACGCGAGCCTCCTGCGCGCGGGGCTCGATTCCGTTCTCCTCCGCCGCTACGCCGCGCCGGTCGTCGAGGAGTCGCTCAAGGCGGCGCTGCTGGTCATGCTGATCCGCCGTGGCCGCGTCGGCTTCCTCGTGGACGCCGCGATCCATGGCTTCGCCGCGGGCGCGGGCTTCGCGCTGGTGGAGAACGCCTATTACGCCGGCGCGGGCGCCGCGGGCGCCGGCGTCTGGATCGCGCGCGGGCTGGGCACCGCGGTGATGCACGGCTCGGCGACCGCCATCACGGGGATCCTGGCGAAGAGCCTCACGGAGCGGCACGGCGCCTCCTTCCGGTGGTTCCTCCCGGGGCTTGGCGCGGCGATCTTCCTGCACTCCCTCTGGAACCACGTGGTGCTGAACCCCCTGGTCTCCGCGGCGCTCCTCGTCGCGACGATGCCGCTGGTCGTGGCGTTCGTCTTCGAGCGGAGCGAGCGCGCGACCGAGGCCTGGCTGGGCGAGGGGCTGGACGGCGACGTGGAGCTCCTGGAGCTGATCGCGAGCGGGGAGTTCCGCCACACGCACGCGGGCGCCTACCTCGAATCGCTGCGGGCCCGCTTCCCGGGGCCGGTCGTGGCCGACATGCTCTGCTGGCTCCAGATCCACCTGGAGCTGGGCCTTCGCGCGAAGGGGGTCCTGCTCGCGCGCGCGGCGGGGATCGATCTCCCGGTGGATCCCGCCGTCCGGGACGCGTTCGTCGAGATGAAATTCCTCGACCGCTCGATCGGACCCACGGGGAAGCTCGCGATGATGCCGCTCTGGCGGGGGAGCGGCCGCGACCTCTGGCAGCTCCAGCTCCTGGCGGAGCGGCGCTAG
- a CDS encoding ATP-binding protein, translated as MDERRFPRSFDSLEPIFGMIADFLRDEGLDGTVAFDLDLIAEELFTNMVKYGSGNEPVAIGLRREEDAVLLVLRDFDARPWDVTRPRALPDAPIAQRKAGGLGLHLVQRLADGLEYHHDGRSGTITVRKRVAP; from the coding sequence GTGGACGAGCGGCGCTTCCCGCGATCCTTCGATTCCCTCGAGCCGATCTTCGGCATGATCGCCGATTTTCTCAGGGACGAAGGGCTGGACGGGACGGTCGCTTTCGATCTGGACCTGATCGCGGAGGAGCTCTTCACCAACATGGTGAAGTACGGAAGCGGGAACGAGCCCGTCGCCATCGGGCTCCGGCGCGAGGAGGATGCGGTCCTCCTCGTGCTGCGCGACTTCGACGCGCGCCCCTGGGACGTGACCCGGCCCCGGGCACTCCCCGACGCGCCCATCGCCCAGCGCAAGGCGGGCGGCCTCGGGCTGCATCTCGTGCAGCGGCTCGCCGACGGCCTGGAGTACCACCACGACGGGCGCTCCGGAACGATCACGGTCCGGAAGCGGGTCGCGCCCTGA
- a CDS encoding glycogen/starch synthase: protein MAQRFRVAILSAECVPFAKVGGLGDVTGALSRAVADLGCSVAVVLPRYGDLALPEGATLELVGQVEVPVSGRDETALLYRLHQAGLPGHLHHFFLANETWFGRDGVYADPSTGTPFADNAERWVFFARASLEALRAAAYAPEVIHANDHQTALAPAYLKTLLADDPFFQMTATILAIHNLGYQGVYPPETMRAAGFPEDLFHPLSPFEFWGKMNFLKAGIHFADVLVTVSERYAEEIQSGEEFGFGLQGVLNARRNDLVGILNGIDVKTWNPRTDRHLAARYDAESLDSKERCTEALLEEMGLSRAPRRAVFGMISRLVEQKGLDLIRAAADRLFALPARWVFLGNGEREYEEFLEGAARRHPDRVAFRRGFDDPLAHRIEAGADFFLMPSHYEPCGLNQMMSMRYGTVPVVRATGGLADTVEPVTRRGEEGTGILFEPYTAEALVRAAEEAVALFAEPAALARVRRQGMARDFSWESSARKYIHLYRQANAARRMGSGFNRWLEAMEGEGRRGGPPSPPPLTRGKGGV, encoded by the coding sequence CCGTGGTCCTCCCGCGCTACGGAGATCTCGCGCTGCCCGAAGGGGCCACGCTCGAGCTGGTCGGGCAGGTCGAGGTCCCCGTGTCGGGGCGGGACGAGACAGCCCTCCTCTACCGTCTTCATCAGGCGGGCCTGCCCGGACACCTGCACCACTTCTTTCTGGCGAACGAGACCTGGTTCGGCCGCGACGGCGTCTACGCCGATCCCAGCACGGGGACCCCATTCGCCGACAACGCCGAGCGCTGGGTCTTCTTCGCGCGCGCCTCCCTCGAGGCGCTTCGCGCGGCGGCCTACGCCCCCGAGGTGATCCACGCCAACGACCACCAGACGGCGCTCGCTCCGGCCTATCTCAAGACGCTCCTCGCCGACGATCCCTTCTTCCAGATGACGGCGACGATCCTGGCCATCCACAACCTCGGCTATCAGGGGGTCTACCCGCCCGAGACGATGCGCGCCGCCGGCTTCCCGGAGGATCTCTTCCATCCGCTCTCGCCCTTCGAGTTCTGGGGGAAGATGAACTTCCTGAAGGCGGGGATCCACTTCGCCGACGTGCTCGTCACGGTGAGCGAGCGCTATGCCGAGGAGATCCAGTCGGGGGAGGAGTTCGGCTTCGGGCTGCAGGGGGTGCTGAACGCGCGGCGCAACGACCTGGTGGGGATCCTGAACGGCATCGACGTGAAGACCTGGAATCCGCGCACCGACCGGCATCTCGCCGCGCGCTACGACGCGGAGAGCCTGGACTCGAAGGAGCGCTGCACCGAGGCGCTCCTCGAGGAGATGGGGCTCTCGCGCGCGCCGCGGCGTGCGGTCTTCGGGATGATCTCCCGCCTCGTGGAGCAGAAGGGGCTGGACCTGATCCGCGCGGCCGCCGACCGCCTCTTCGCGCTCCCGGCGCGCTGGGTTTTCCTCGGGAACGGGGAGCGGGAGTACGAGGAGTTCCTGGAGGGCGCGGCGCGGCGCCACCCCGACCGGGTCGCGTTCCGGCGCGGCTTCGACGACCCGCTCGCCCACCGGATCGAGGCGGGGGCCGACTTCTTCCTCATGCCCTCGCACTACGAGCCGTGCGGGCTGAACCAGATGATGAGCATGCGCTACGGCACCGTCCCCGTCGTCCGGGCCACGGGCGGCCTGGCCGACACGGTGGAGCCGGTGACGCGTCGCGGGGAGGAGGGGACCGGAATCCTGTTCGAACCCTATACGGCCGAGGCGCTGGTCCGCGCCGCCGAAGAGGCGGTGGCGCTCTTCGCCGAGCCGGCCGCGCTGGCGCGTGTCCGCCGCCAGGGCATGGCCCGCGATTTCTCCTGGGAGTCCTCGGCGCGGAAGTACATCCACCTCTACCGCCAGGCGAACGCGGCCCGCAGGATGGGGTCGGGATTCAACCGCTGGCTGGAAGCGATGGAGGGCGAGGGGCGCCGCGGCGGCCCGCCGTCCCCGCCTCCCTTGACGAGGGGAAAAGGGGGGGTTTAG
- a CDS encoding PQQ-binding-like beta-propeller repeat protein: MNGKRWVVVAGLVVAAGVGIAAMKGLIPPRSGVEGTIGGAKRYQVEQIADKDVNLSDPAVQEFLQSDLFHKISTDPNFGKTILVPAENGKLVRVPTENGKVSLVPTENGKAVLVAVENGKTVRVPTENGKLILVPTENGKAILVPAENGKTVSVPTENGKTILVPVENGKTILVPTENGKAVLVPTEFGRTVLVPTENGKTITVPTENGKTIVVPTENGKTIVVPTENGKLVLVPTENGKAVLVPTENGKTVRVPTENGRFVLVPTENGKVVLVPTENGKTVQVPTENGKTALVPTENGRTANVPTENGN; encoded by the coding sequence ATGAACGGTAAACGATGGGTCGTCGTAGCGGGTCTCGTGGTGGCGGCCGGGGTCGGAATCGCGGCCATGAAGGGGCTCATCCCGCCTCGCTCGGGCGTGGAAGGGACGATCGGCGGAGCCAAGCGGTACCAGGTGGAGCAGATCGCGGACAAGGACGTGAACCTGTCCGATCCCGCGGTCCAGGAGTTCCTCCAGAGCGACCTGTTCCACAAGATCTCGACCGATCCCAATTTCGGCAAGACCATCCTGGTGCCGGCCGAGAACGGCAAGCTGGTACGGGTGCCGACCGAGAACGGAAAGGTCTCGCTGGTTCCGACGGAGAACGGCAAGGCGGTCCTCGTGGCCGTCGAGAACGGCAAGACGGTGCGCGTGCCGACGGAGAACGGCAAGCTCATCCTGGTCCCGACCGAGAACGGCAAGGCGATCCTGGTGCCGGCCGAGAACGGCAAGACCGTGAGCGTGCCGACCGAGAACGGCAAGACGATCCTGGTGCCGGTCGAGAACGGCAAGACGATCCTGGTGCCGACCGAGAACGGCAAGGCGGTGCTGGTGCCGACCGAGTTCGGCAGGACGGTCCTGGTGCCGACCGAGAACGGCAAGACGATCACGGTGCCGACCGAGAACGGCAAGACCATCGTGGTGCCGACCGAGAATGGCAAGACGATCGTGGTGCCGACCGAGAACGGCAAGCTGGTGCTGGTGCCGACCGAGAATGGCAAGGCCGTGCTGGTGCCGACGGAGAATGGCAAGACCGTCCGGGTGCCGACCGAGAACGGCAGGTTCGTCCTGGTGCCGACCGAGAACGGCAAGGTGGTGCTGGTGCCGACCGAAAACGGCAAGACGGTGCAGGTGCCGACCGAGAATGGCAAGACCGCGCTGGTGCCGACCGAGAACGGCAGGACCGCGAACGTGCCGACCGAGAACGGCAACTAG
- a CDS encoding STAS domain-containing protein has protein sequence MFEARFEGEDRVRLVGRLDASQADAALAALGRLQGPSVADFSELEYISSAGIGVILETYKRLHQGGHTFLLTNLSPRIRSIFGYAGLDRVLLIE, from the coding sequence ATGTTCGAGGCTCGGTTCGAGGGCGAGGACCGCGTACGTCTGGTGGGCCGCCTGGACGCCTCCCAGGCCGACGCCGCGCTGGCCGCGCTCGGCCGCCTGCAGGGACCCTCCGTGGCCGATTTCTCCGAGCTCGAATACATCTCCAGCGCCGGAATCGGCGTCATCCTGGAAACGTACAAGCGCCTCCACCAGGGGGGCCATACGTTCCTCCTCACCAACCTGAGCCCGCGGATCCGCAGCATCTTCGGCTACGCCGGGCTCGACCGCGTCCTCCTCATTGAGTAG
- a CDS encoding SWIB/MDM2 domain-containing protein, which produces MPAKKRAAAKPKKKTASKRKPSAAFMKPMQPSATLSEVVGAKAMPRTEVTKKLWAYIKKNKLQDAKKRTMINADDKLKAIFGGKKQVSMFEMTKLVSKHLK; this is translated from the coding sequence ATGCCAGCTAAGAAGCGCGCCGCAGCAAAGCCCAAGAAGAAAACGGCCTCCAAGCGGAAGCCGAGTGCCGCGTTCATGAAGCCGATGCAGCCGTCGGCGACCCTCTCCGAAGTGGTGGGCGCGAAGGCGATGCCGCGCACCGAGGTGACGAAGAAGCTGTGGGCGTACATCAAGAAGAACAAGCTCCAGGACGCGAAGAAGCGCACGATGATCAACGCGGACGACAAGCTCAAAGCGATCTTCGGTGGCAAGAAGCAGGTGAGCATGTTCGAGATGACCAAGCTCGTCTCGAAGCATCTCAAGTAA
- a CDS encoding sigma-70 family RNA polymerase sigma factor: MDGAREAELIRRSLDGDADAYGELVAAHQRVLYNVALRMTGNREDAQDVTQIAFIKAYQKLATFDRGRKFFSWVYRILWNETLNLVQRRPRHEALDEETPAEQRSPEAESEERETSARIHEAIEELPSDYRQVILLRHFAQLSYQEMSRVIELPEKTVKSRLFTARRLLGSILERKGVALT; the protein is encoded by the coding sequence ATGGACGGAGCGCGTGAAGCGGAGCTGATCCGCCGGTCTCTGGACGGCGACGCCGACGCCTACGGCGAGCTGGTCGCCGCCCATCAGCGGGTCCTGTACAACGTGGCGCTCCGCATGACGGGAAACCGGGAGGACGCGCAGGACGTCACGCAGATCGCCTTCATCAAGGCGTACCAGAAGCTCGCGACCTTCGACCGGGGCCGGAAATTCTTCAGCTGGGTCTACCGGATCTTGTGGAACGAGACCTTGAACCTGGTGCAGCGACGCCCGCGCCATGAGGCGCTGGACGAGGAGACGCCCGCGGAGCAGCGGTCGCCGGAAGCGGAGTCGGAGGAGCGCGAAACCAGCGCCCGCATCCATGAGGCCATCGAGGAGCTGCCCTCCGACTACCGGCAGGTGATCCTGCTGCGGCACTTCGCGCAGCTCTCCTATCAGGAGATGAGCCGCGTGATCGAGCTTCCCGAGAAGACCGTGAAATCGCGCCTCTTCACCGCGCGGAGGCTCCTCGGGTCGATCCTGGAACGGAAAGGAGTCGCGCTGACATGA